The window ACTGATTTCTCGCTTGTAAACATATTTGAATTTGGCTCCTTCTATCTTCTCCAGTGATGAGCATGGCCTGTGTTGCTTCATTACCCGATCTTGCTTGCGGGCAAATATCGTAGGCTGGAGTCAAACTGAGTACATTGCCATTCCAAAAGGCAGCATGGTTTCTTGCATGGTCATCGGTATTCCCTGAAAGAACATTGAAGACCAATCTTTTGAAAAGCTCTTCTAATGTTTCCTTGGGAGAAAGAAATCGGTGCCGGATGATTTCACAGAGTGTTTCATAACTGGCATAACGCGCTAACATCTCATCGAGTCCAAAAAGCGTGAGAGCCGATACAATTCGTTTCCTCGTCCATCCATCTTTCTTTCGGATACGATCAAATCGTTTGATGAGAAGAACATCCTTTTTGGCCGCTTTTGTAAGTTTGACATCGGCGACATCGATTCCAACTAGCTTAGCCAGGCGCATAGCAATGTATTCCGCTTTCACAACATGATAATAGTCAGCAGTCGAGGCAAACTTAGCCACATACTTAGTATCCTTCTCTTCTACTAATGCCTTTGGTCTCGCACCACCGATGGATGTCCCATGGAGGAGTGCAAAGTCTAATTCCAGATTCAATGGAATTCCTTTTTCTACCTTTTCTGATGAAGCTAACAGTTCTTCTAAGGAAATATTTGTAGGTTTTCTTGGCACGTATTGTGTCGGTGATTCTTGAAAGTCAAGTGCACCGATGCGATCAGATCCTGATTCTAAAAGATATAACAATTCACTTAGATCACCCGTGTCTTTTGCTTTTGAACCAGATACTTTGTTTAGGATCACTCGCCTTCCCCATGCATCTGGAGATGCATCTCGAATGGCATTTGGCATCTTAAGATTGTTTAATAAGGGAAGTCTACCCTCTATGAGTGGTAATTCTGGTTCATAGATTGAATATAGATTCGCATTGTCTTTTGCTTTCTCTAAATAACTTCTACCATAATTGAAATAGTAGTAACCATTTTCTTCTTCGATCCTTCCACAAACAATGGGATCCACTTTCCCATCCAACCAAATCCAAACATAAGCCTCTTTAGAAGTCATCTTTCACCTTCTTAGTTTTGGTTCGAATACGTTTTGGCATTAGTGTCAATTTGTTTGAAGCAGTTTGAATGGATTGTGATAAGGAAGGACTCTCACTGGCAAAGAGTGATATTCCAAGGATGACGGCCGCTTCCAATGCCAATCCAATTGCCACTGTCATATCTCCTGATTCAATTTTTTGTAAAGTAGTCCGAGAGATTCCAATGCGTTCGGCAAGTGTTTGTTCCGACCAGGCCTTTTCTTTCCGGGCCAGCTGGATTTCTTTTCCGAGAAGTGCACCGGCTTCTTTTGCCAAACGAGAATAGGTTCTTGTGATCTTCATGATGCATTCAATTCCGATTTATTGACTATTATACTACTCATTAAATATGATTACGACCATTTTATTGGTCAAATCTGAAACATATTCCATATTTTTTAATTTCTACAAAGAAACTATCAGCTGAAACTATATGGAAATGTATTACTACACTCACCCATCCCCCACAACCACGGCTGTAATCGAATTCACAATCCTTGCCAAGTGCTTCGAAGTGGGAGATTCTCCTTCAAATAATACACGTTCTACGGCCTTTCTCGTAGCTTCTGGAAATTTGTTTAACATACCATTGTACAGATCTTTTGTACTAATCATTGAATTCTTCTGTCGAGGAGATGTTGTTTCATCCAAGGCTGGAGAGGAAAAAACCATTACGCTGGCTTGTGAATGGACAGTCGTCTCTTCTGTTAGCTTCGTACTTTCATCCAAAGCAGACCCCAAGGATAAGAAGCGTCTTCGGCCATCAAAACCTGTTTGAACTACAAAACCGCGTTTTTTCAGTCTGGAAATCATACGCGAAACTGTATCTGGTTTCAAACCCAGAAGATTCGCAAAATGTTCGTTTGATGCAAAACACTTTCCACTCGAAGTAAAACTTTCAATTTCAGAAAGAATTACCTTCTCAGCAATGGAAAGGTCCCTCCTACTCTCAATCCGAGCAGGGATCCAAATTCCTTGTCTCATATTGTCCCTTCGGTTTGCCTAGACACGCCTTCGGCCAAACCATTTAACATTCTTTTTGTGGCGGGGGATCAAGTTAGGTGAAGTGATCCGAGGTCTTTGCCTACCTCATCCGACAAATGCCTATTACCGGACAGTAAAACCTAAATCCAAACGTCAGATTTTGTCAACTACAATGAGACATAATTTGTGAGATTTCACTAGAGGGAGAAAGGTCCCCCAGGAGGGCAAACTCGAGGGGGAATCGCGTCTTTTTGGATCTTCACCTAAGACAATTCAAGGAAACAATAGAATGTGAAAAAGTACAAGAATTTTTTCTTGGTTAAGAAATATTTTAGGATATTGATTAAATTGTTATCCACACAATCCTTAATGAATTGGTCAAAATCAGGAACCGCATCACCTAGATTTGCTTTCAATAATGACCAGTTAGAGAATGCTACACACCAACGATCTCTGATAAATCCAGGATCACTTGGTGAATTTGATTTCAGAGCGGGAACTAATCTGCAGAATAAGGAAGTGGATTACTGATTCATCGTTATTCCTTTCTAGGGAAATTCATTTTTTATTCACAATAAACCTAACGCTTATTGCTATTGAATTCATATCCTCTAGGGTCGTCCACGTCGGCTTGTAACTTTCGATTGTACTTTTTCTCATATTGATCAACGAGGTCATGAAAATCTTTAGTCGTCGCTCCTTTCCATCTCTGCAACATTAGATCCTTAAGATTCGGCATTCCTAATAAGCATTGAAGATGTTTCTTTGTGAAAGGAGTATCAAAACTTCGGAAGAATGTAATATTCTTTAGATACGGAACAAGCTCACAAAATTGTTCACCAGAGAAATCAATAGGATAGTCAATTGAAAACCCGTTAATACTGGGAACAGATAAAAAACATTGTTTTATGGAGGGTTGAACTGATACTTTCGTTAGGTTTAATGATTTCTCTTTCGACTGAGAATCTTTAAAAAATAAGCATATTTGATTTACATTAATTGAATTACTATTAACATACAACGACTCTAGAGATGACCAATTACAATTTTCTGAATTGACTAAAAATTTTGGCTCCAAATTTTCACTTGCGAACAAAATCGATTTAATCATAAACGCTTGGCATAAGTCTTCTAGATAAAAGTCTTTTAAGTTACTCGTGTGGTAAAATTTAACCTGATTTACCTCCCCTTTAATTCTACCCTTCAATAATAGTATGTTTCGAGATTTTAGACTATCCTCCAAGACATTTCCTGAGATAGGCATTCCGCTATTTGATCGACAGCAGAAAAGCATAAGAAGTAAGGCAAAATTGATTATCATTTTCATATGTAGCTGTCCTACTTAATCATATCATAATGTTTAGGGAGATAATCTTTATAACTATTCGATTTATCAATTTTTCCTATACTTGACTCTAATGGATTTTCTGGGTCAAATATGGTGCCATTCATTTTTGAATTTCCAGTATCTACAACTGTGTAGGTTATTTTGCCTGTAGGATCAGGTGGATTCCGATGCAAACTAATAGTGTGTCCATCATGAACTCGCAATGTAATTGCTTGCGGTTTGTTTGTCAGCAAATCCTCTCCAAGATTCAGATATCTTCTATCTCTCTCTGCTTCAGAGAAAGGAGTATTATCAATTTTTCCTTCGTAAAACTTATTCCTTTCAAAAGTCCCCAGTCCTTGTGAATAGTAGCTCAATACTTTGCCCGTATCAACATACATATTGTCTTTATTAATCAAATTGTTATCCACACAATCCTTTATGAATTTATCGAAATCAGGAACCGCATCACCTAAATTACTATTTAAAACAGTCCAGTCAGAAAATGCCACACACCAACGATCTCTGATAAAAACAGGACTACTCTCGGAACCAGTTAAAGACGCGATCTTTTTGCGAGTTCCATAGAGGCTGTTGGACTCTTATCTTTCGTAACTTGTAGGGTCTTCTACGTCCGCCTGTAATTTTCGTTTGTATTTGAGCTCGTATTTTTTTACAAGTTCTCGAAAATCAGAAGTGCGAGCACCTTTCCAATTTTGCAACATCAAATGCTCTAATTTTGGCATTGCTAAGATGCATTGAAGATCTTTTCTGGAAAAAGGCGTATTAAAACTTCGAAAAAATGTGATTTCAGACAAGTGACTTGTCAATTCACAGAACTGTTCACCAGTGAAATTTTTAGGGTCATCGATAGCGAAACCTCGCACTCCAACTGATAAAGGAGGAAAACAATTTTTAATATCATCCTTAATCGAAATACTGGTCAGATCAAGAATTTTATTCGGAATTGGAGATTCTTTGATTAAACTGCAAATCTTAAATTGATTAATCGTTCCTTTTGAAACTGCTACTTCTTGGAGACTTTCCAAATCACAATTCTGCCAATTTTCAAAGAACAGATCGTTCACTTCATGACCTGTTATATATATTCGACTTATTTTAAATTTCGAACATATATCTGAAAGGTGAATCCCTGTTATATTGGAATCTGAAAAAATTTCGATGCTATATCCTTGAGTATTTTTAAATTTTCTTAGTTCGATCTTTCTCGTCTTAAGATCCAACTCGGTCAGAGCAACATTTCTTTCAATAGAACTACAGTAAATTGAAAAAAACGAAAACCACACTGCAAATAGAATAGAATTGTAATGTAACAATTTCGACTTCCCCATTATTTAATTAAATCATATCGTCTCGGCAAATAACTTCGATAAGCATTGTCTATTCCATCACTTCCCAATACGGAATCCAATGGATTGGAAGGATCAAATATAGTTCCATTCATTTTTGAATTGCCAGAATCTACAACCGTATAAGTAATCTGACCATTTGAATTTGGTGCATTTCTAATTAAACTAATCGTATGACCTTTTTTGTTCAAATCCTCTTTAACCCTTAATGTCAAAGAAGTCGGGTTTTCTCGAATCAAGCTATTCGCTAACTCTTGATACGCGGACCGTCTTTCACGCTCGATATTTACATTCTGATCATTATTTGCGAATGTCAATTCAGTCCTTTTAAATTCACCCAATCCGTGAGAATAATAATTAACAACTGCTTCGGTATTCACTGTCATATCACTTTTATTGATAAGATTGTTTTTAGCACAATCTTTTATGAATTGGTCAAAATCAGGAACTGCATCACCTAGATTTGCTTTCAGTAATGACCAGTTAGAGAATGCCACACACCAACGGTCTCTGATAAATCCAGGATCACTTGGTGAATTGGTATCATTTACAAATCCAAATGCAAGCTCAAAAGCTTTTGTTGAATCTTTGCTTTGGTACGCTTCCGATCCGGCCATATTTTTAAAATACTCCGCATCGCGCGGGGTTCCAATCACAAATTGGCCCGTGGATGGATTTATTGTCAGTGGTAGTTCTCGGTTGATGTAGACCGCCGGACTTGTAACTATGAGTTGCTTCGGGTCTGCTAAAATTTTTTGAAAGACATCTGTGACCACTTCAACCCCACTCCCTGGAATCTTTATCAAGGAATCAAGTGAGGAACCATATTTCTCATCAAATGCTTTTTCTAAGATTCGCATTTTTTCTGTGAGTTTTGCTAGTGCATCTTTATCTGCTTGACTTACAAGTGCAGGATCTTGGTGTAAAAGTTTCTCTTTCAATGCACGCTGTTCTTTGATAACTGCATCCAATTCCAAAGCCTTGCTTCTCAAATCGGAAGAGAACATAGATTTTAACATTGGATCTTTCGCAATTCCTAAGGCCACAGCTTGTCTTTCTTTCGATCGATAGATTTCTTCATATTTTCTGACAGCCGCCGCTTCCGTTCTTGTCATTTGTTCCTTTAGATGATTCATTTCTTTTTCCAAGCCAGCCAGTCTGAGTAAATCTTTGTTCGTAGATGAATCTAATATTTGGCTATCAAAAATGGGTTTTGTCATATCTGAATTTGTTCGACCTGCAAGTTCTATCCTCAATTGGTCAAATTCTGCTTGCTTTTCGCCTAGGGTTTTATATGCATTTGCATACGCTGAATCAACTTCTCGAAGCTGTTTTATAATTTTCTGTGGATCTGGTTTGGGAACAAGTTCAATTGATTCTTTCAGTCTGTTTGGAAGATTTTCCCGTAGTACTTGAGCCGCATAACTATCATTTAACTGTGACGTGGCTGGTTTGTCAAATACAGGAATAATCACTTTAGCATTTTCACTTCCATAGTATGATTTTAAAGGTAAATCCATATTCATAGAATTGACTGCGGAAATCATCTGTAGTCTTTCCTTTAAAGGTAATTTGTTTAATTGGCCAACAAACAAATCAATTGCACGATTTACTTCATCCAGAGTTTTTGCAGAATTTAACTTATCCTTTAAATCTGATTGCATTTGGTAGAGTTTACTGTAAATAAGGGTATTACTTTTCCTCGTTTGGTGTGTTTTAGAATCTAAACCTTTATTTGACCTGTAGTTATCTGGATCCATACATAGATCATAATAGTCACCCATAAGATCTTTTATAAATTGAGGCCTTTGGTCTCTCATTATCTGCTATATTCCCAATTTCTGTATAAGGTATTGTATTTGAATCAATTCCTTTTGCTTTTATATAAGCTTTATCTTGATTCAACTTTTGTTTATCGTGCGCTTCATTTATGTTGAGCATAGCCTTCTTGCATGCTAACGCCAGCAGGACCCATTGAGGCTATATTCACGCCATCGTATTGGACAGAACTTGTTGGATCAGAGAAAATCAAATTCAATTTTCATATAGAAATCAGGAAGTGAAAATTTCTTTTTGAATTGGGTGGAAATTACGGTTTCGAACATCCGAAGAAATTCGTCAAAACCTGCTGAATTTACATTACCGATTGATAAAACAAAAAACCTATATTTGTTAGCAGGATATTTTACTATTTTGATGAAGGTGAAGGTTTTTCATTTATTTAGAAAATTGTGGATGGAGATCCCAAACTTATCCCAGTCGACAGGAAAATATATCCTAGTTTTTAAAAGATAACCTATTGATCGAAGTTTGGCTAAATAACTCGATTTCCATATATGATTTTAAAACAAGTTCACTACCTTTCTTTCCATTTGGCAGGCTCCACACCATTCCAAACTTTTAAGAGCTCTTCGTAACGAGCTTGTTTGTCTCTTAGCCATTTGGGATTGTCCCAGTTGTTGCGATACAAGGGAGAATATTGATCTTTAGGGTGCCACACATTGTTCCATGTCCAAGGTAAAGGCTCAGGGTCCATTCTGTAGAAGACTATATCGCATGTTCCCATACCCCTCCTGTTAATATTTAACCAACTTTCAGAAAGACAAATCTGTCCATTTGGCATAAGTGTTAATTCAAAGACCAAAATTTCTTTTTCAGGTTCATCAAGAGCCTTTGAGAATATGCGGAAGTAACGACCTACTCGTTCCGTTCGTATATTGAAGAAGTAAAAATTTTGTTCTGATTCGTGACCATCAGAAGGAAAATGGTATTCGAAATGTTTACCTTTTGCGTCTTCCCAGAGTTTAAAAGATAGCGGGTACATATAAAACGCAAAAGATTTTTCGTTCAGATTATTCTTATTACTTAACAAGGATTTGTAAGTTATCTCCTCATACCATTCTCCATAGAAATCTGAATCAAAAAATAAATTATATTTATTCTTCCAATCCATACAACTCTCAAAGGAAAAAATCCCGAGAAAACTCAAAACTAAAAATAGCAGACGGATGTTGTTCATTTTGGTCTATTTTCCCAAACTTCGTTTACGTAAGATTGGCCTTCGTTTTTATATCTCTCCCAATCAAAGGAGTTAATAGGAACTTTGGTTCCATTTATACGGATTTCATAATGGATATGCGATCCACCATAAGTAGGGGTCCCAATTGGATAAGTGTCTGAATGCGTATGTCCTGTGTTTCCAACTCGAGCAATCGGCGTTGTTGGATCCACATCTACAGATGTCCCCGATGGAATGAGAAATTCTGAATTGTGGGCATAGATCGTAGATACACCATAATCGTGTGTTACCTCCACATATTTCCCATATCCACTACGGCTATCATGAACCGTTGCTTTCCCAGGGGCGACCGGATTATACGGAGATCCATAAGGAGCCGCAATATCCGCGGCAAAGTAATTTTCTTTGCCTGGTCTAGCAGAATGTCCATCCTCTGTTTCCGTTACTTTTGCCCCAGGTAGGTTGATTCCGGGAAGTATGCCTGGCTGTTTGTTAGTTGGGTCATAACCTTGTTGTGCAATTGCATTTGTAATGGTCATCGACTCTATTGTCATGGTCGGTCTTGGGACATTTGCAGTTGGATTTAAGATTAAAATGAATTCTGCAGCTCGTGCCTGCATCTCTCCTGTTCCATTTAAAAGTTGATTCTTTGCCTTATCAAACTCAGAAATTTTTTCTTTTAAACTGTTTATTTTACTTTTTAAATCATTATATTTCTCGGTCCCCTTTTCCATACCCATAAGTGCCAATTCATTCAAACGGAGCTCCTGGCGGAATGGGTTCTCGATTACTGAATCTTGCAATCGCGTTAAGGCAAGTTCTCTTGCATGATCCATTTCTTTTTTGGTGTCCTTGGTGTTGTAGTCCTGGTATTTTCCTTGGATCGAGTTGTATTCTTTGTTCAACGTTTCTAGCTTCTGAAGATCTGAGGTTAGATTCATTTGTAAAACAGTTGGATCCACTGTCGATGTAAAGAGTCCATTCCCCTTTTTGAGATCATCTATTTCCTTTTTGGTTCTGTCAATTTTTTCCTTGAGGTCTTGGATTTCTGTCCCCACTTTACCCAAGTTTTCAATAAAATCGTTATTTTTATAGGCTATCGCTTCTCTTGTTTTTACCATCTCTGGTTCATTGTCAGATACCTTGATTCCGGATAGTTTTGTTTTAAGTTCGGCGATCGCCTTTTTATCCGAGTCGGATAGGGAATATACCTCTTTCTGCACGGTGAGTTCCAGTCGCAATCGTAACAGGAACTATACTCTGACCATATGCAGGTTCCCTATCTAGTGTGATAGAACCACCATCGATCATTGTCATCTCGCTCATTGGCAGACTTTCATTTTGTTGATCATTTCCTTCTTCTGGATTTGGATCATCCCCATCTTCCTCTTCCCTCCTGGTTCTCTCCATAACAACCGTCTCACCAGAATTAGCTGTTGGTGTTCCTGAAGTTCCTCCGCTACCGTATAACAATGCAGCTCCACTGGCAATTGTCATACCTAAACTTACCGCCAAATCGATACCAGCATTCATATTGGTATCGATGTATTCTCCTATGATATTTAAAACTGAATCAATGGCATTTGGAGTGAAGTTCCGCCTTCCCTGTTACTAAAAATCATCATTCCTTGGTTTTGGCAGATTGTATAAATTTGGGTCAGGGCAATGATCCCAGAAACTCCTTATCAAATAAAATTCTGTACCTGACCTTTTATATATGCTGCTAAAATCAAGGTACACCTGCAGTGTTAGTTCATTATTAATGGCATCTATAAATTTAATAATATATTCTACTGAGTATTGAATAGAATGTTTCCCAATATATGGATCCTTAACCAAATAAGCTTTGATTTCCATTTTTTTAATATCTGCGTTCATAAGAACATCAAAATTGCAGAATGGATCTTTGTTACCGTTTTTGTTGTACTTATCGACCCAAAGATTTACTATTTTCTCTTCATGTTGACTTGGATTCAAGTTACCGTTTGCTTGGCCAATTAAGTTTAAGATTGTTGAGTCAGTTTTTTCAGCAAGGCCGCGGAAGTTTCTTTTTAAAATGTTATCCCTGATCTCTTTTGCAACCGGTAACATTTGTTTTATTGCCATTTCACGCGGGTCTAAATTATATTCCTGAAAATGGGCTTCCCCAGCTCCTACGTCTCTAACATAGAATACTCCTGGCTCTAGCTCTTCTTCCAGCGGACCTGATAACCAAGCAGGTTTTTCTTCGGAAACTGGTAATGCCTCAGATTCTAGTTTTTTACAAATCGATACGGATAGAATTAAACATGATAAGATAAGAAATTTAAATAACGTTCGCATGGTTTGCCTCATCTGCCATAACTCGCAAAAAATACTCTGGATTGATAACATATCGACCATCTTTACCTTTTTCAACCACATAGTCATTTCATAAGAGTTTTTCCACAACCAAGTTCCCATATTCAGAAACAATTCCAGTTATGCGGGACAAATTGCTCATTTTGGGAATTTTGTAGGTTTAAAGACGAGTATATTCAAATGAGTTGTGACAATCTTTATGGATTGTCAATATGATAACCTGCAGGGAAACTTTTCTTACAATCTTTCTTAAAGAAAAGATTTCCGAGAATATCGACACTTCGATAAACTCAGTGTCAATGGCTCATGGTAATTCCAGTTTTAAAAATAAGTCATGATCAATACGGCGGCCAAAATTCACCTTCTTGTTTTAAGAGTGCACCATAAATAAAGCCTTCCTTCCCATCAAACATTCGGACTCGAACCCAAGGTGCTACTTGGAAGGAAATCTTTTCAATGTTCCCAACATCTTCGAGTACCTCCAACGTATCATCGGTATTATACTTAGCCAGAATTTCACTCTTTCGAGTTGGCTTGCTCCGCAAGATAGTATTGGGTTTTCGAATAAGATACTCTCCCTTCCTTAAATATGGGATAAAATCAAAACATTCGTTCCCACAAGTATATTTTTTTTCTGTCACATTTGGATTTTCTTGTTCTATAATTTGGTTTCCTTCAAAACTGAAAAATTTGCCACACTCATATACAAGATCATTCACTTTATATTGTTTTTCGAGTTCTAGCCCATCATTGTAATTTTGATAACAATACAGTTCTCCTTTATCTAATATTCCAGCCTTAAATATTAGTTTTTTTGACGCTCCACAAGGTACATATTGCCATCCAGGTGCATTATCTGAATATTTATCTGTGTAATATCCATATTCATAACAATGGTTTGTTGATGTTATATAGCGAATTTTCTGAAGATCAATTGCTATCGTAAGTAATTTTTTAATTTTTGATTTGATGTGATTTAATTCTAATTGGATGAACCAATAATCTGTTCCTTTGTATTTAGTTTCAATACTCACTTTCATACCGTTGAAATCAAAAAAGCAATATTCATTGCCTTTCTTGATTGTAATTTCGGGTTTTCCAATTAATCCAAAATATTGATAAAAATGATAACAAGGCTGGTCAATTTTACTTTCGATAAAGGACAAGTCGTAAAGACTTGGCATTCTTTTTAGTAAGAGAATATCAGATTCTGATTTGTATTTTGACTCATTTCGTTTTATATCTATTGATTCTTTGCATGTTAATACAGAGAAACAGAAAAAAAATAGAATGTTTGAATACTTATTCATCGAGTAACCTAATGTCAATATGGTTATGGTGATTATCGGCAAACTTTACTATAATGTTCGTTTGATTGAAGCAATCATTACGGGTCACTTAGTGTTTTACCCTCTTTCTTTAATCTCTCGTACATTTCGTTTTCTTTTTCCATATACCGTTTGCCGGCTTCAGACTCTTCTTTTAGTCGTAATTGATATTGTTTAATAGAATCATCATAGAGTTCAGGAAGTTCGTTCATGCAGTATTCCATAGTATTGTATCGTTTGCTGTTCTCATTATCATGTGGAAAGATTAGCACGGAATAACGTGCTCACCGTTTAAAAAATTTATCATCCCCCCCCCCGTACTGTCAAAAGCATAGTAATCGTCATTAGTTGCCTTTTCCTCAATGGTTTCTCTGTTAGAGGAGATGTAGATATATTTCTTTTCATCTGTTTTTCTTGGGGACTTTCCTACGAAGATAAAAATCCTACCACCATTCTTGGCCTGCAAATACAAATATCTATCATCTTCAAGTAACGGTATGTCGATAATGGGTTTTTTCAATACATTTTGTTCATTGTAAAATGCTGCTCTAAGCTTTTTATTTAGAAAATCGATTTCTAAACAATACTTCGGATCAATCCGTAATTCTTCTTCGGTAAAGGATACGTTTGCCACTTCTGCAATGGTATGACCAACTTCATAAATAGTTGGCCGGTATACCTCTAAAGTTAACCATTGATATTTCTGACAACCTAATAAGAAAAATAATGCGGAATAAATCCGAAAAGAACTAATATTATTTTTTTGTATGTTTTCATCATCTTGCTTTTACATCCATAGTGAATAAAATTTATATATTAATTTTTTTTATACTTATTCTCTCCACCATGGTTTACTTCCAACCAATCTTGGCCTCGCCTCCGTAGGAAATGGGGAACTTTGATAGGAAAAGAAATGATTTGAAAAAAGTTTGACTACTAAAATTAATATCTTAATTCACCTGGAACTTTGATAAGAGCACCAAATACATAGCCTTCGATTCCAGATTGGGTTGATACTTTTACCCAAGGTGCTATGTTTTCCTCTATTTCTTCTATAATTCCAGTGTCTTCTAACAATTTTAGAACTTGCCCTTTTTTGAGAGTACTAATAATTTTTGATGATGTGCTTGGTTCCTCTCGGAGAAAGACTCTTTCTCTAAATACTTCATATTCACCAATATCTAGAAACGGAATCATATCATAGCAACGATAACTACATTCAGAGACGTCATTTTTGGGCTTCAATAAATATCCATCTTGAAAAACATATGTCTTTTCTCGACAATTTTCTGTAACTTGCTTTTTAACATTGAAATCCCAACAGACTTCACTTGCATCATACATTCCTATCGATAAGGTACGGCCGCAATCGTACAATCCCCGTTTAATTTTTTCCGTTTGATAGAACATAGCATCTTCTTCGCAGTTGTTTGTTTCGTTGTAGCCAAATTTATTTGAATTGTATTTTTTTATTTTCT of the Leptospira bouyouniensis genome contains:
- a CDS encoding type II toxin-antitoxin system HipA family toxin — protein: MTSKEAYVWIWLDGKVDPIVCGRIEEENGYYYFNYGRSYLEKAKDNANLYSIYEPELPLIEGRLPLLNNLKMPNAIRDASPDAWGRRVILNKVSGSKAKDTGDLSELLYLLESGSDRIGALDFQESPTQYVPRKPTNISLEELLASSEKVEKGIPLNLELDFALLHGTSIGGARPKALVEEKDTKYVAKFASTADYYHVVKAEYIAMRLAKLVGIDVADVKLTKAAKKDVLLIKRFDRIRKKDGWTRKRIVSALTLFGLDEMLARYASYETLCEIIRHRFLSPKETLEELFKRLVFNVLSGNTDDHARNHAAFWNGNVLSLTPAYDICPQARSGNEATQAMLITGEDRRSQIQICLQARNQFLLSKQKATEIVKHQIQTIEKKWKTVCEEAELSQVDQNLLWKRQFLNPFSLEGVKG
- a CDS encoding helix-turn-helix domain-containing protein yields the protein MKITRTYSRLAKEAGALLGKEIQLARKEKAWSEQTLAERIGISRTTLQKIESGDMTVAIGLALEAAVILGISLFASESPSLSQSIQTASNKLTLMPKRIRTKTKKVKDDF
- a CDS encoding helix-turn-helix domain-containing protein; this encodes MRQGIWIPARIESRRDLSIAEKVILSEIESFTSSGKCFASNEHFANLLGLKPDTVSRMISRLKKRGFVVQTGFDGRRRFLSLGSALDESTKLTEETTVHSQASVMVFSSPALDETTSPRQKNSMISTKDLYNGMLNKFPEATRKAVERVLFEGESPTSKHLARIVNSITAVVVGDG
- a CDS encoding M23 family metallopeptidase, with amino-acid sequence MQKEVYSLSDSDKKAIAELKTKLSGIKVSDNEPEMVKTREAIAYKNNDFIENLGKVGTEIQDLKEKIDRTKKEIDDLKKGNGLFTSTVDPTVLQMNLTSDLQKLETLNKEYNSIQGKYQDYNTKDTKKEMDHARELALTRLQDSVIENPFRQELRLNELALMGMEKGTEKYNDLKSKINSLKEKISEFDKAKNQLLNGTGEMQARAAEFILILNPTANVPRPTMTIESMTITNAIAQQGYDPTNKQPGILPGINLPGAKVTETEDGHSARPGKENYFAADIAAPYGSPYNPVAPGKATVHDSRSGYGKYVEVTHDYGVSTIYAHNSEFLIPSGTSVDVDPTTPIARVGNTGHTHSDTYPIGTPTYGGSHIHYEIRINGTKVPINSFDWERYKNEGQSYVNEVWENRPK
- a CDS encoding SH3 domain-containing protein, with the protein product MNKYSNILFFFCFSVLTCKESIDIKRNESKYKSESDILLLKRMPSLYDLSFIESKIDQPCYHFYQYFGLIGKPEITIKKGNEYCFFDFNGMKVSIETKYKGTDYWFIQLELNHIKSKIKKLLTIAIDLQKIRYITSTNHCYEYGYYTDKYSDNAPGWQYVPCGASKKLIFKAGILDKGELYCYQNYNDGLELEKQYKVNDLVYECGKFFSFEGNQIIEQENPNVTEKKYTCGNECFDFIPYLRKGEYLIRKPNTILRSKPTRKSEILAKYNTDDTLEVLEDVGNIEKISFQVAPWVRVRMFDGKEGFIYGALLKQEGEFWPPY
- a CDS encoding SH3 domain-containing protein, yielding MKKIYYILLILLNLHISTVFAKDMKFLKRLSPHYSELTDQKINVSELFFKKMKIDGKPEDYFDKEIEFRKFKVTIPRKAKGEIISFSYKKKIKKYNSNKFGYNETNNCEEDAMFYQTEKIKRGLYDCGRTLSIGMYDASEVCWDFNVKKQVTENCREKTYVFQDGYLLKPKNDVSECSYRCYDMIPFLDIGEYEVFRERVFLREEPSTSSKIISTLKKGQVLKLLEDTGIIEEIEENIAPWVKVSTQSGIEGYVFGALIKVPGELRY